A region from the Triticum urartu cultivar G1812 chromosome 1, Tu2.1, whole genome shotgun sequence genome encodes:
- the LOC125508541 gene encoding uncharacterized protein LOC125508541: MFRRSGGGGGRGKTVAASTSTGTELPVDGAVRVTKVDRIQAYNLVSRPSVHHAIAPATSGPAENLAVSVVRVVDVVDEAVRVTKVDRIQAYNLVSRPSVHHAISPAASGPAESLAVRVVRFGDVVDEESDGLISVTIT; this comes from the coding sequence ATGTTCCGGCGCAGcggaggtggcggcggcagggGCAAGACGGTGGCTGCGAGCACCAGCACGGGCACTGAGCTTCCCGTCGATGGAGCTGTGCGGGTGACGAAAGTGGACAGGATCCAGGCTTACAACCTCGTCTCCAGGCCGTCGGTGCATCACGCCATCGCGCCGGCGACTTCGGGGCCGGCGGAGAACCTGGCCGTCAGTGTTGTCCGGGTAGTGGACGTCGTGGACGAAGCTGTGCGGGTGACCAAAGTGGACAGGATCCAGGCTTACAATCTCGTCTCCAGGCCGTCGGTGCACCACGCCATCTCGCCGGCGGCGTCGGGGCCAGCGGAGAGCCTGGCCGTCAGGGTTGTCCGGTTCGGGGACGTCGTGGACGAAGAATCCGACGGCCTCATCTCGGTGACCATCACATAG